TACTCCGCCTCGGGCTTCTCCGGCTTCGCCGCCGCAACTCCGGTGATGGCCTCCAGCTGCTCGGGCCGCACGATGACAATGCGTTCCCGGCCGGCCTCCACCACGCCGAGCGCCTCCCAGCGGCTGATGATGCGGCTCGCCGTGTACAACGTCGTGCCCGTCATCTCCGCGACGTCCTGCCGCGACAGCGGCAGGTCGATGAGCGTCCCCCGCTCGATGGGCCGGCCGACGTGCGCCGCCAGCCGGCGGAGCGTCCGCGCCACGCGCTGCTCCACCCGCTCCGTGGTCAGTTCCGACACGCGGTTCTGCAGTTCGTGGACACGCGCGATCATGAGATGCAGAGCGTTCACCGCGACCGAGGGGTACCGCTCGAGCAGGCGCATCATCGCGGGGCCCTCCCAGGCGAGGGCGTCGCTCGACTGCATCGCCTCGGCGGACACGGGATAGACCGTCTCCCCCCACGCCGCGATGCCGCCGAAGACCTCGCCCGGCCAGATCATGCGATGGATGACTTCCTGGCCGTCGGGATGGACCTCGGCCAGCTTGACTTCACCCGCCAGCAGCACAAAGATCCACGCCGCCGGGTCGCCCTGCCGGAAGAACACTCCGTGCGGCTCGACGGTCCGGTGGTGCGCGGTCGCGGCGACGGCCCGGACCTGCCCGCCGGTCAGGCCTTTGAACAGGGGCGAGGACCCGAGCTGCGCGCTCAGGCGGTCCTGCTGCGCCCCTTTCGGTCCGGGCTGACCGGCGCGTCGCATGTGCCTCCCTGTGTCGCCGACGGATCTCCGCTCCGTATGGTAGAAGGCATGGCGACCGTGATCAAGAGCGCGGTGTCGTCAAGCGCCTCCGCCGCGTGCGCCACGCCGGCGTCCAGCGCGGCGAGC
This DNA window, taken from bacterium, encodes the following:
- a CDS encoding Crp/Fnr family transcriptional regulator, whose amino-acid sequence is MRRAGQPGPKGAQQDRLSAQLGSSPLFKGLTGGQVRAVAATAHHRTVEPHGVFFRQGDPAAWIFVLLAGEVKLAEVHPDGQEVIHRMIWPGEVFGGIAAWGETVYPVSAEAMQSSDALAWEGPAMMRLLERYPSVAVNALHLMIARVHELQNRVSELTTERVEQRVARTLRRLAAHVGRPIERGTLIDLPLSRQDVAEMTGTTLYTASRIISRWEALGVVEAGRERIVIVRPEQLEAITGVAAAKPEKPEAE